One window of the Halarcobacter mediterraneus genome contains the following:
- a CDS encoding Lcl C-terminal domain-containing protein codes for MKTLFILLFLFSFILGGNFKRNTSSKVVIDVDNRLMWIDNVSVLKTLLTHEEAIKYCENLSYSGYTNWRLPEIEEFKLIVDKRNSRSYINKKFRFNVPDGYWARRAHWRTLWFYADYMHFISGTAYFDSRHKKKYVRCVRSM; via the coding sequence GTGAAAACTCTATTTATATTACTTTTTCTTTTTTCTTTTATATTAGGAGGTAATTTTAAAAGAAATACTTCTTCTAAAGTCGTTATTGATGTAGATAATAGACTTATGTGGATAGATAATGTTTCAGTTTTAAAAACATTATTAACTCATGAGGAAGCAATAAAATATTGTGAGAATCTTAGTTATAGTGGATATACAAACTGGCGTTTACCTGAGATTGAAGAGTTTAAATTAATTGTAGATAAGAGAAACTCAAGATCTTATATTAATAAAAAGTTTAGATTTAATGTTCCAGATGGTTATTGGGCAAGAAGAGCTCACTGGAGAACATTATGGTTTTATGCTGATTATATGCATTTTATTAGTGGTACAGCATATTTCGATAGTAGACATAAGAAAAAATATGTACGTTGTGTTAGAAGTATGTAA
- a CDS encoding SUI1 family translation initiation factor, with the protein MGGLSDMLAQNLGSNLDGNEFDTSKNNKKKKLTEGEILPKNQHQLVFTFEKRRGKPVTLVGRFNLEEKDKKEVLKLLKKKLACGGSIKEEWIELQGDVKEKIKLTLEKEGWKFRK; encoded by the coding sequence ATGGGTGGTTTATCTGATATGTTAGCTCAAAACCTTGGTTCAAATCTTGATGGCAATGAGTTTGATACAAGTAAAAATAATAAGAAAAAGAAACTAACTGAAGGTGAAATTCTTCCTAAAAATCAACACCAGCTTGTTTTTACTTTTGAAAAAAGACGTGGAAAGCCTGTTACCTTAGTAGGTAGATTTAATCTTGAAGAAAAAGACAAAAAAGAGGTTTTAAAACTTTTAAAGAAAAAACTTGCTTGTGGTGGAAGTATTAAAGAAGAATGGATAGAGTTGCAAGGTGATGTAAAAGAAAAAATTAAACTAACTTTAGAAAAAGAGGGTTGGAAATTTAGAAAATAA
- a CDS encoding RBBP9/YdeN family alpha/beta hydrolase, translating to MEKRVLILHGLGGSDFPHWQAHLARDLIKQNTPVSFPLLPNRDNPNLEEWKDFVRKEIEHFRPTIIVCHSLANILWFHLCEELDINLKKLMLVAPVRNEKLEDAKTFFSYPIPNDLKAEEIIIAASTNDPYMSLEEAVSLQSKLNVGMKLLEEAGHINAASGYGKLDCALDWLNKEEECEESV from the coding sequence ATGGAAAAAAGAGTTTTAATTTTACATGGTTTAGGTGGAAGTGACTTTCCCCATTGGCAAGCACATTTAGCAAGGGATTTAATAAAACAAAATACTCCTGTATCATTTCCTCTTTTACCAAATAGAGATAATCCAAATCTTGAAGAATGGAAAGATTTTGTAAGAAAAGAAATTGAACATTTTAGACCTACTATCATAGTTTGTCACTCTTTAGCAAATATTTTATGGTTTCATTTATGTGAAGAGTTAGATATAAATTTAAAAAAATTAATGTTAGTTGCTCCTGTAAGAAATGAAAAATTAGAAGATGCAAAAACATTCTTTTCTTATCCTATTCCAAATGATTTAAAAGCAGAAGAAATAATCATAGCAGCATCTACAAACGATCCTTATATGAGTCTTGAAGAAGCTGTAAGTTTACAAAGTAAACTTAATGTTGGAATGAAACTTTTAGAAGAAGCAGGGCATATAAATGCAGCATCGGGTTATGGAAAATTAGATTGTGCTCTTGATTGGTTAAATAAAGAAGAAGAGTGTGAGGAAAGTGTTTAA
- the tsaD gene encoding tRNA (adenosine(37)-N6)-threonylcarbamoyltransferase complex transferase subunit TsaD, which produces MPDSLILSIESSCDDSSIAITDIETKKLVYHKKISQELQHSVYGGVVPELAARLHVEALPKILEECKEYFPRLKAIAVTNAPGLSVTLMEGVTMAKALSISLDLPLIAVNHLKGHIYSLFIEKEEVLPMTVLLVSGGHTQLIEANSLNDMKLIASTLDDSFGESFDKVAKMMNLGYPGGPIVQEKALKGDENRFELPVPLRQSPNIEFSYSGLKNAVRMKLEKLEKEGLCEEDVCDICASFEKTAVAHILQKVKKLFKQKIPKNFAIVGGASANIRLRTAIEELCKANKINLYLSELKYCSDNAAMIGRVAVEQYKNKEFITVDKIDVKTRLKEF; this is translated from the coding sequence ATGCCTGATTCTTTAATTTTATCAATAGAGTCATCATGTGATGATAGTTCAATTGCCATAACAGATATTGAAACAAAAAAATTAGTTTATCACAAAAAAATATCCCAAGAACTACAACACTCTGTTTATGGTGGAGTTGTTCCCGAACTTGCAGCTAGACTTCATGTAGAAGCTCTTCCTAAAATACTTGAAGAGTGCAAAGAATATTTTCCAAGACTAAAGGCAATAGCTGTTACAAATGCTCCAGGACTTTCTGTTACTTTAATGGAAGGTGTGACTATGGCAAAAGCTTTAAGTATAAGTTTAGACCTTCCTTTAATAGCTGTAAATCATTTAAAAGGTCATATTTATTCATTGTTTATAGAAAAGGAAGAAGTTTTACCTATGACAGTTTTATTAGTTTCAGGTGGACATACTCAGCTAATAGAGGCTAATTCTTTAAATGATATGAAATTAATTGCTTCAACTTTAGATGATAGTTTTGGAGAAAGTTTTGATAAGGTTGCAAAAATGATGAACTTAGGTTACCCTGGAGGTCCTATTGTTCAGGAAAAGGCACTTAAAGGAGATGAGAATAGATTTGAGTTACCTGTTCCTTTAAGGCAAAGTCCAAATATTGAGTTCTCATATTCAGGGCTTAAAAATGCAGTTAGAATGAAACTAGAAAAACTTGAGAAAGAAGGTCTTTGTGAAGAAGATGTTTGTGATATCTGTGCCTCTTTTGAAAAAACAGCTGTAGCTCATATTTTGCAAAAAGTAAAAAAACTATTTAAACAAAAAATTCCTAAAAACTTTGCAATAGTTGGTGGCGCTAGTGCAAATATTAGACTTAGAACTGCTATTGAAGAATTATGTAAAGCAAATAAAATAAATCTTTATCTTAGTGAATTAAAGTATTGTTCTGATAATGCTGCTATGATTGGAAGAGTTGCAGTAGAACAATACAAAAATAAAGAGTTTATTACTGTAGATAAAATAGATGTAAAAACAAGATTAAAGGAGTTTTAA
- the dxr gene encoding 1-deoxy-D-xylulose-5-phosphate reductoisomerase translates to MIVLGSTGSIGVNTLNIANKFNLDVEVLVAGTNIELLNKQIKRFNPKMVVISRKEDISKVKHHNVGFGQDDILKAIEESSSKTVVNALVGFLGLRPTLKAIECRKKIALANKESLVVAGKFIDQTHLSPIDSEHFALWYLLQDKKISSMTITASGGSFRDYPLEKLEKVSIKEALSHPNWSMGNKITIDSATMTNKMFELMEAAWLFDTRNLNAVIETKSLIHGLVNFEDGSSTAHIANASMQLPIAYAILGKCDEQVLEPVDLVKVGSLEFREIEKQRYPIWEVKDTILNNLDLGVVLNAANEVAVSKFLNSEISFLDVSKISLAALEKFSNVKTNSIDDIFEIDKEVRVYCES, encoded by the coding sequence TTGATAGTTCTTGGTTCTACAGGTTCAATAGGAGTAAATACTTTAAATATTGCAAATAAGTTTAACTTAGATGTTGAGGTTTTAGTAGCAGGAACAAATATTGAATTATTAAATAAACAGATCAAAAGATTTAATCCTAAGATGGTTGTGATATCAAGAAAAGAGGATATTTCTAAAGTAAAACACCACAATGTAGGTTTTGGGCAAGATGATATTTTAAAAGCAATAGAAGAGTCAAGCTCAAAAACAGTTGTAAATGCTCTTGTTGGTTTTTTAGGACTTCGTCCAACATTAAAAGCAATAGAGTGTAGAAAAAAGATTGCCTTAGCAAATAAAGAGTCTTTGGTTGTTGCTGGAAAATTTATTGATCAAACTCACTTAAGCCCTATTGATTCAGAACATTTTGCTCTTTGGTATTTACTACAAGATAAAAAGATCTCATCAATGACAATTACTGCAAGTGGTGGTTCTTTTAGAGATTATCCCCTTGAAAAACTAGAAAAAGTTTCTATAAAAGAAGCATTAAGTCATCCAAATTGGTCAATGGGAAATAAAATCACAATAGACTCTGCAACTATGACAAATAAAATGTTTGAGCTTATGGAAGCAGCATGGTTATTTGATACAAGAAATTTGAATGCAGTTATTGAAACTAAATCTCTTATTCATGGACTTGTTAATTTTGAAGATGGAAGTTCAACAGCACATATTGCAAATGCTTCTATGCAACTTCCTATTGCATATGCAATTTTAGGTAAATGCGATGAACAAGTTTTAGAACCAGTTGATTTAGTAAAAGTAGGAAGTTTAGAGTTTAGAGAAATTGAAAAACAAAGATATCCTATTTGGGAAGTTAAGGATACTATTTTAAATAATCTTGATTTAGGTGTTGTTTTAAATGCAGCCAATGAAGTAGCTGTATCTAAGTTCTTAAATTCTGAAATTAGCTTTTTAGATGTTTCTAAAATAAGTTTAGCGGCATTAGAAAAATTTTCAAATGTAAAAACAAATTCTATTGATGATATTTTTGAAATTGATAAAGAAGTAAGGGTTTACTGTGAGTCTTGA
- a CDS encoding NAD(P)H-hydrate dehydratase — MEKVFYEVNSLDKKCYDKLALTEDILMEHAASSIADFIEDKFEEKVSVLIVAGPGNNGADGIALARLLYKKYDVKLYLPFGAKSQMARIQLQRAELLGVPFVQSITSSDIIVDCLFGSGLNKDLDETSLSIINSLNEQKAYKIACDIPSGVNIKGQINQEAFFADVTVTMGALKVALFLDEAKDYVGKVKVANLGVQRTIYEEETNIYLLDKEDMKLPFRSKKNAHKGSFGHLNVIAGCKKGAGVIAAKAAFGFGTGLVSVVSHEDIDLPYHIMQTHFLSDNCTAIAIGMGLGKYEKDEIKKILEEDIPTVVDADLFYEEVLLDKLQKDVVLTPHPKEFVALLKLCDIANISVKHLQKNRFEYVEKFCKKYPNTVLLLKGANTLIGKADKIYINSFGTAILSKGGSGDVLSGLVASLLAQEYNSLDAAITASLAHAIAANNYKKANYSLIPADLVEEIRRL, encoded by the coding sequence ATGGAAAAAGTTTTTTATGAAGTGAACTCCTTAGATAAAAAATGTTATGACAAACTTGCTCTAACAGAAGATATTTTGATGGAACATGCAGCTTCTTCAATAGCAGATTTTATCGAAGATAAGTTTGAAGAAAAAGTTTCTGTTTTGATTGTTGCTGGTCCTGGAAATAATGGAGCAGATGGTATTGCTCTTGCAAGATTACTTTATAAGAAATATGATGTCAAACTATATCTTCCTTTTGGTGCAAAATCACAAATGGCAAGAATACAATTACAAAGAGCAGAACTTTTAGGTGTACCTTTTGTACAAAGTATCACTTCATCAGATATTATAGTAGACTGCTTATTTGGAAGTGGTTTAAATAAAGATTTAGATGAAACATCTTTATCAATCATTAATTCTTTAAATGAACAAAAAGCTTACAAAATAGCTTGTGATATCCCAAGTGGAGTAAATATCAAAGGACAAATAAATCAAGAAGCTTTTTTCGCTGATGTTACTGTTACTATGGGAGCTTTAAAAGTAGCACTATTCTTAGATGAAGCAAAAGATTATGTTGGTAAAGTAAAAGTGGCTAATCTTGGTGTTCAAAGAACTATTTATGAAGAAGAAACAAATATATATCTTTTAGATAAAGAGGATATGAAGTTACCTTTTAGAAGTAAAAAAAATGCTCATAAAGGAAGTTTTGGTCACCTAAATGTAATTGCAGGTTGCAAAAAAGGTGCAGGCGTTATTGCTGCAAAGGCTGCTTTTGGTTTTGGAACAGGCTTGGTTAGTGTTGTAAGTCATGAAGATATTGACTTACCATATCATATTATGCAAACACATTTTTTAAGTGATAATTGCACAGCAATAGCTATAGGTATGGGACTTGGAAAATACGAAAAAGATGAAATCAAAAAAATATTAGAAGAAGATATTCCTACTGTAGTAGATGCTGATTTATTTTATGAAGAAGTTCTTTTAGATAAATTACAAAAAGATGTGGTTTTAACCCCTCATCCAAAAGAGTTTGTTGCTCTTTTAAAATTATGTGATATTGCAAATATTTCAGTAAAACATTTACAAAAGAATAGATTTGAATATGTGGAAAAATTTTGTAAAAAATACCCAAATACAGTTTTACTTTTAAAAGGAGCAAATACTCTTATTGGAAAAGCTGATAAAATTTATATAAATAGTTTTGGAACAGCAATTTTAAGTAAGGGTGGAAGTGGAGATGTTTTAAGTGGTTTAGTAGCTTCTTTATTAGCTCAAGAGTACAATTCTTTAGATGCAGCAATAACTGCAAGTTTAGCCCATGCAATAGCTGCAAATAATTATAAAAAAGCTAACTATTCTTTAATTCCAGCTGATTTAGTAGAGGAGATAAGAAGATTATGA